The following proteins are co-located in the Brevibacillus laterosporus DSM 25 genome:
- a CDS encoding sigma 54-interacting transcriptional regulator, with translation MKRIELIMQQIVSNSREGQASSAQELAELLSLSRANVSSDLNQLWREGRIEKSTTRPVRFSLPGTQPTALMNEKKVEAKAFEQRKAEGKRTWERNSAGSFSTEPKRNNHQGVNQLQDSVMDQLAKDCQSLTALIEQAKAALLYPPHGMHTLLFGETGVGKTMFAGLMYEYAVEKGILAATAPFITFNCADYAHNAQLLVGQLFGVKKGAYTGADQDRPGLMEAADNGILFLDEVHRLPSEGQEMLFTFIDKGFFRRVGETDGVRQATVRLIAATTENPTSALLATFTRRIPMMISLPSLKERGLEERLQLIKQFFQEESYRLGKDIHVSGNSIRALLLYHCPNNIGQLKTDIRLSCAKAYADFISLRKTEMQITTADLPPHVKEGVLHVEQNRQNIEKLIGEKKYFLFHPDQEPYILEDSSVIDNNIYERMEQKIVQLRATGVSDTELYTVLTSEIEKYFTNYLTNVRKSFNQEDVLKIVHPDIVNLVEDIVKYAETILNRKLTRNVLLGMSLHIQTLIDRIGRGKTISNPQLNQISKLHKAEFMVALECVSKIEEAFDLDIPLDEAGFLCMFFVLDEAQPEEMKNYVGILVMMHGNSSATSMVEVTNRLLGTDHAVSLDMPLEKTPHELLEKAKEIARTIGNEEGLLFLVDMGSLLTFGEIVQKELGIPVKVIPLVSTTHVLEATRKAISGSTLDEIYQSVLAVSSHEIQEQSVKRERNKLPKQVIVTACLTGEGSALVIKNLLKNYLRFHNESLQIIPITCVDQTKAKQELEDLKEKRQILCVVSNFRLDIEAPQYNIEQVLSLQAIPEIQQIINQEEIYIKMGETLESHLKYLSGEQVLADVRATIKCMEKELQQDLYQDELMGITLHMCCMIDRLKGREEVAVFKEKEAYKQNYKEMLTVIQRLMQPIELTYGIMVEENEICYLVKFFLMSEENQPQS, from the coding sequence ATGAAACGCATAGAGCTGATTATGCAACAGATTGTATCCAATTCACGTGAAGGACAAGCAAGCAGTGCTCAAGAGTTGGCTGAGCTCCTCTCGTTAAGTCGAGCCAATGTGAGTTCTGATTTAAACCAGCTATGGAGAGAAGGGCGTATAGAGAAAAGTACAACCCGGCCTGTACGATTCTCCTTGCCTGGTACTCAACCTACTGCTTTGATGAATGAAAAGAAAGTGGAAGCGAAAGCATTTGAACAAAGAAAAGCTGAAGGAAAACGGACTTGGGAACGTAATAGTGCAGGCTCTTTTTCAACGGAACCCAAGAGAAATAATCATCAGGGAGTAAATCAGCTACAAGATAGCGTGATGGACCAGTTAGCTAAAGATTGTCAAAGCTTAACAGCACTCATTGAACAAGCTAAAGCCGCTTTGCTCTATCCGCCCCATGGCATGCATACACTACTCTTTGGTGAGACGGGTGTAGGGAAAACCATGTTTGCTGGGCTCATGTACGAATATGCTGTGGAAAAAGGAATTTTAGCAGCTACTGCTCCGTTTATCACATTTAACTGTGCAGACTACGCTCATAATGCTCAGTTATTGGTAGGTCAATTATTTGGTGTGAAAAAGGGTGCATACACTGGCGCTGATCAAGATCGTCCAGGACTAATGGAAGCCGCTGATAATGGCATTCTATTTTTAGACGAAGTGCATCGCTTGCCTTCAGAAGGGCAAGAGATGTTATTTACTTTCATTGATAAAGGCTTCTTCAGACGTGTAGGTGAAACCGATGGAGTGCGTCAGGCTACTGTCAGATTAATTGCGGCAACAACAGAGAATCCTACATCTGCCTTGCTAGCTACTTTTACCAGACGGATTCCTATGATGATTTCTCTGCCCTCCTTAAAAGAAAGAGGACTGGAGGAGCGTCTACAGCTAATCAAGCAGTTTTTTCAAGAAGAGTCTTATCGATTAGGGAAGGATATTCATGTCTCAGGGAATTCTATCCGTGCTCTTTTACTGTACCACTGTCCGAACAACATCGGTCAATTGAAAACGGATATTCGACTATCCTGCGCAAAGGCATATGCCGATTTTATTTCTTTACGGAAAACAGAAATGCAAATTACTACAGCTGATCTCCCCCCTCATGTAAAAGAGGGCGTGCTACATGTGGAGCAGAATAGACAAAATATCGAGAAGCTTATTGGAGAGAAAAAATATTTTCTGTTTCATCCAGATCAAGAGCCATATATTTTAGAAGATTCATCTGTGATTGATAATAATATCTATGAACGAATGGAACAAAAGATTGTTCAGCTACGAGCTACAGGAGTATCTGATACAGAGTTGTACACAGTTTTGACTAGTGAGATTGAGAAATATTTTACTAATTATCTGACTAATGTACGAAAAAGCTTTAATCAGGAGGATGTATTAAAAATCGTCCATCCCGATATTGTCAATCTGGTCGAAGACATCGTCAAGTATGCCGAGACTATTTTGAATAGAAAATTAACACGTAATGTTCTACTGGGAATGTCCTTACATATTCAGACACTGATTGATCGTATTGGAAGGGGTAAAACAATCTCGAATCCGCAGTTGAATCAAATTAGCAAGCTACATAAAGCTGAATTCATGGTGGCTCTTGAATGTGTGAGCAAGATAGAAGAGGCTTTTGATCTCGACATACCACTAGATGAAGCTGGTTTTCTCTGCATGTTCTTTGTACTCGATGAAGCACAACCTGAAGAAATGAAAAATTATGTTGGTATTCTCGTCATGATGCACGGTAATTCCAGTGCTACTTCTATGGTAGAGGTGACAAACCGCCTGCTGGGTACAGATCACGCTGTCTCATTGGATATGCCCTTAGAAAAGACACCCCATGAATTATTAGAGAAAGCCAAAGAAATCGCCAGGACGATTGGTAACGAAGAAGGACTGTTGTTTTTAGTAGATATGGGCTCTTTGCTTACCTTTGGGGAAATTGTCCAAAAAGAATTGGGAATACCCGTAAAAGTTATTCCGTTAGTTAGTACCACTCATGTTTTAGAAGCTACGCGCAAAGCGATATCAGGCTCTACTTTAGACGAGATTTATCAAAGTGTGTTAGCTGTATCAAGTCATGAAATACAAGAGCAGTCTGTTAAACGGGAACGTAATAAGCTACCAAAACAAGTGATCGTAACGGCGTGTTTGACAGGTGAAGGAAGCGCACTTGTAATTAAAAATTTGTTGAAAAATTATCTGCGGTTTCATAATGAATCATTACAAATTATACCGATTACTTGTGTAGATCAAACCAAGGCCAAACAGGAATTGGAAGACCTAAAGGAAAAACGCCAGATTTTGTGTGTTGTGAGCAATTTTCGATTGGATATTGAAGCACCTCAATACAATATTGAGCAGGTCTTAAGCTTACAGGCAATTCCAGAGATTCAGCAGATTATCAACCAGGAAGAAATTTATATAAAAATGGGTGAAACACTAGAATCTCATTTAAAATACCTCTCCGGTGAACAAGTCCTAGCAGATGTTCGTGCTACTATTAAATGTATGGAGAAGGAGCTACAGCAGGATCTATATCAGGATGAACTGATGGGAATTACATTGCATATGTGCTGCATGATTGATCGGTTAAAAGGTAGAGAAGAAGTAGCGGTATTTAAAGAAAAGGAAGCGTACAAGCAAAATTATAAGGAGATGCTTACTGTTATACAAAGGCTTATGCAGCCAATTGAACTGACTTATGGCATTATGGTGGAGGAAAATGAAATCTGTTACCTTGTTAAATTTTTCCTGATGAGTGAAGAAAACCAGCCTCAATCATAA
- a CDS encoding AMP-binding protein, which produces MGIVDGLLKTVVNASYRVEIEGLSKLDFSKPVILAPNHVSILDAILLACNLPKEVCYVVNTDIAKKYASFLSQRKFITVDPFNSYSIRKIVREVKTGVPLVLFPEGRITTTGGIMKIYSGLGYIALRTGATIYPVTLLGVERTPFSYITDKWKTKLFPKVRIRIGEPYTIPVEAGVSKRIQKEKAGSLVLRTMQTELFYSKEKHHVQLFNELLDACRLNGPNRMIGEELTQSITYKKLAISSYALGNKLQALVRNEQRIGTLLPTSLGHAVALFSLFYLDKSVALLNFSMGVQTVLDACETASISIILTSREFIQKANLQPMADALEKHIQVIYLEDVKASISTTDKVKAMFAYMSNQRALKENSKQESELILFTSGSESKPKGVVLTHSNIYNNIQQVLSMMDMTSKDKFLNTLPMFHSFGLTVGTILPIVTGIPVFFYPSPLHYKVIPEIAYDRNCTVLFGTSTFLAGYARTAKPYDFYAMRHVVAGAEKLKEEVRQLWMDKFGIRVMEGYGTTEASPILSLNTPLQHKKGTVGQFLPGIRYELEKIEGISEGGNLWVDGANVMKGYLFHGKGFEPREGYYDCGDIVTVDDEGYISIVARKKRFAKIAGEMVSLNLVEQLVTEVAQDTRLAAVTTGDPRKGERIYLFTSIPITMREIKEYVLAKGFSALLVPSKIVEIEELPMLGSGKVDYVTLKQWAEQGNPSNR; this is translated from the coding sequence GTGGGTATTGTAGATGGTTTGTTAAAAACGGTGGTAAATGCGAGTTATCGAGTCGAGATAGAGGGACTCTCAAAACTTGATTTTTCCAAGCCGGTTATTTTAGCACCAAATCACGTGTCAATCTTAGATGCGATATTGCTGGCTTGCAATCTTCCTAAAGAGGTATGCTATGTAGTGAATACGGATATTGCAAAGAAATATGCCAGCTTTTTATCGCAGCGAAAATTTATAACGGTAGATCCTTTTAATTCCTATTCCATTCGTAAAATTGTACGTGAAGTCAAGACTGGCGTACCTTTGGTGTTGTTTCCTGAAGGCAGGATTACAACGACTGGTGGAATAATGAAAATATATAGTGGGCTCGGTTATATTGCACTTCGTACAGGTGCCACTATTTATCCCGTTACATTGCTGGGAGTTGAACGTACACCATTCTCTTACATTACGGATAAGTGGAAAACGAAGCTATTCCCCAAAGTGCGTATCCGTATTGGAGAGCCTTATACAATTCCAGTAGAAGCGGGAGTATCTAAGCGCATTCAAAAGGAAAAGGCCGGTAGTTTAGTCCTGAGAACGATGCAAACAGAGTTATTTTATTCCAAGGAGAAGCATCATGTGCAATTATTTAATGAATTGCTGGATGCATGTCGTCTTAATGGTCCCAACCGGATGATTGGTGAAGAATTAACACAGTCTATTACTTACAAAAAGTTGGCGATAAGTTCATATGCATTAGGTAATAAATTACAAGCTCTTGTTCGCAATGAGCAACGTATTGGTACTCTATTACCTACATCACTAGGCCATGCAGTAGCTTTATTTTCATTGTTTTATTTAGATAAGTCAGTTGCCCTACTCAACTTTAGCATGGGAGTGCAAACGGTGTTGGATGCATGTGAAACCGCAAGCATTTCCATCATTTTAACCTCCAGAGAATTTATTCAGAAGGCTAATTTACAGCCCATGGCTGATGCGCTTGAAAAACATATACAGGTTATTTACTTAGAAGACGTAAAAGCTTCTATTAGCACAACTGACAAAGTAAAGGCCATGTTTGCTTATATGAGCAATCAGCGTGCTTTAAAAGAGAATTCAAAACAGGAAAGTGAACTTATTTTATTTACATCTGGAAGTGAGAGCAAGCCAAAAGGGGTGGTGCTCACCCATAGTAATATTTATAACAATATTCAGCAGGTCTTGAGCATGATGGATATGACGTCGAAAGACAAGTTTTTAAATACCCTGCCAATGTTTCACAGCTTCGGTTTAACGGTAGGTACGATTTTGCCAATTGTGACAGGAATACCTGTATTCTTTTACCCTTCGCCGCTCCATTATAAGGTGATTCCTGAGATTGCTTATGATCGTAATTGTACAGTGTTATTTGGAACCTCTACATTTCTCGCAGGTTATGCTCGCACTGCCAAACCATACGATTTTTACGCCATGCGGCATGTAGTGGCGGGAGCAGAAAAATTAAAGGAAGAGGTCCGACAGCTCTGGATGGACAAATTCGGTATAAGAGTGATGGAAGGATATGGTACGACTGAGGCTTCTCCTATTCTTTCACTGAACACCCCGCTACAGCATAAAAAGGGAACAGTAGGCCAATTTCTGCCAGGTATTCGTTATGAACTAGAGAAGATTGAAGGCATATCTGAAGGCGGTAACCTTTGGGTTGATGGAGCGAATGTCATGAAAGGCTATTTATTTCATGGAAAAGGGTTTGAACCTAGAGAAGGCTACTATGATTGTGGAGATATCGTAACGGTGGATGACGAGGGGTACATTTCTATCGTAGCTCGCAAAAAACGTTTTGCAAAAATTGCAGGTGAAATGGTCTCACTAAATTTAGTCGAGCAATTGGTTACAGAAGTGGCGCAAGATACAAGGCTTGCCGCTGTGACGACAGGTGATCCACGAAAAGGGGAACGCATCTATCTATTTACCTCAATTCCCATTACAATGCGTGAGATTAAGGAATATGTACTAGCTAAAGGCTTCTCAGCACTGTTGGTTCCTTCCAAAATTGTAGAGATCGAGGAACTCCCTATGCTGGGTAGTGGCAAGGTGGACTATGTAACATTAAAACAATGGGCAGAACAAGGAAACCCATCTAATCGATAA
- the lplT gene encoding lysophospholipid transporter LplT, which produces MKNKALKYLYITQFLSAFADNMALFVIANLLRQNGFSPVALALVSMAFFLPFILMAPVVGPIADKYSKTEILLAGNFLKLLGIVLLMSVDHHSIMALMASYFTVGIGAVVYSPAKYGILVELTENEMELFEANSRIEAYTILAILLGIGGGGAIAAVTSVAVSSSICLLLFAASIAMTFYIPMQRGNPHIKISEEIRLFFENFRLLYRHPTTHYALIGTGAFWMSSAVLRIAVLAWIPLTLGFAENDFRVSLILATTSIGIIGGAFFAPKVIPLSRFTKAIFYGFLMTGCIMLFPWIHSTFIAILMLLAVGFMGGVFIVPMNTVIQEQGLQIIGSGKTIAVQNFVENSLMLGGTAIYYAVAYMGGSVSFAILFQGILLAVFLGYLVIKIPEVDRARTKRI; this is translated from the coding sequence GTGAAAAATAAAGCCTTGAAGTATCTATACATCACTCAATTTTTATCTGCATTTGCTGATAACATGGCATTATTTGTGATTGCCAATCTGTTAAGACAAAATGGCTTTTCTCCTGTCGCACTTGCCTTAGTTTCCATGGCATTTTTCTTGCCATTTATTTTAATGGCACCTGTGGTAGGACCCATAGCTGATAAGTATTCCAAAACAGAAATTTTACTTGCAGGTAATTTTTTGAAGCTACTTGGTATCGTGTTATTAATGTCAGTGGACCACCATAGTATTATGGCGTTGATGGCTAGTTACTTTACAGTAGGAATAGGAGCTGTTGTCTATTCACCTGCCAAGTATGGCATATTAGTAGAGCTTACTGAGAATGAAATGGAGTTATTTGAAGCTAATTCGCGGATTGAAGCCTATACGATACTTGCCATTTTGTTGGGGATTGGGGGAGGAGGGGCGATTGCAGCCGTTACTAGTGTAGCTGTTTCCTCTAGCATTTGCTTGCTTCTCTTTGCGGCTTCTATCGCTATGACTTTTTATATTCCAATGCAACGAGGCAATCCCCATATTAAAATTAGTGAAGAAATTCGCTTGTTTTTTGAAAATTTTCGTTTGCTGTACCGTCATCCGACTACGCATTACGCATTGATCGGAACAGGAGCATTCTGGATGAGTTCGGCGGTACTCCGGATTGCTGTACTTGCTTGGATTCCGCTTACATTAGGCTTTGCAGAGAATGACTTTCGAGTATCACTTATTCTAGCGACTACCTCTATTGGGATTATTGGAGGAGCTTTCTTTGCTCCCAAGGTTATTCCCTTATCTAGATTTACCAAAGCCATTTTCTATGGGTTTCTTATGACGGGCTGTATTATGCTGTTTCCCTGGATTCATTCTACATTCATTGCGATCCTGATGTTGCTTGCCGTTGGTTTTATGGGTGGGGTTTTTATCGTTCCGATGAACACAGTCATTCAGGAGCAGGGACTTCAAATCATTGGATCAGGCAAAACGATTGCGGTCCAAAATTTTGTGGAGAATAGCTTAATGCTAGGAGGAACTGCTATTTACTATGCGGTAGCCTATATGGGTGGCTCCGTTTCTTTCGCTATTTTATTTCAGGGTATTCTCCTTGCAGTCTTTCTCGGTTATCTGGTAATCAAAATTCCAGAAGTAGATCGGGCTCGGACCAAGCGAATTTAG